One part of the Tachysurus fulvidraco isolate hzauxx_2018 chromosome 23, HZAU_PFXX_2.0, whole genome shotgun sequence genome encodes these proteins:
- the kcna10a gene encoding potassium voltage-gated channel subfamily A member 10 produces the protein MTVQAERMEVALVDFEKLENMKINGDDRSNSNDKAALMADMPEKGEATHVNHVIGTPNICSYQDKSQVTKEPESSFIPTPTTRGRPSCASLISNWKLLLNMEGSQADSIFNKLAKDCYEDLFVDKKEIEDGEQKVIINIAGLHFETRAKTLDQFPDTLLGDPLKRMKYFDPMRNEYFFDRNRPSFDGILYYYQSGGKIRRPANVPLDVFADEMNFYQLGSEAMEQFREEEGFIKEPEVPLPSNEFYRQFWLLFEYPESSNAARGVALVSLIVIIVSIFIFCMETLPEFRDDFEVFQVIGLPINQTNKAVSPSSATSKTISNTFTDPFFIIETACIIWFVFEINVRFLVCPSKRKFFNNIMNVIDLISVIPYFVTVITELAAVTHSNSGGQSMSLAILRIIRLVRVFRIFKLSRHSKGLQILGQTLKASMRELGLLIFFLFIGVILFSSAIYFVEVDDPNTQFSSIPDGFWWAVVTMTTVGYGDMCPITLGGKIVGTLCAIAGVLTIALPVPVIVSNFNYFYHRETEQEDKKQISEESQNLKNVTKHGSSSSLNMINETSDGRKSKY, from the coding sequence ATGACTGTCCAAGCTGAGAGGATGGAGGTGGCATTAGTTGACTTTGAGAAGTTAGAGAACATGAAAATTAACGGAGATGATCGAAGTAACTCCAATGACAAGGCAGCTTTGATGGCAGATATGCCAGAAAAAGGGGAGGCCACCCATGTCAACCATGTCATAGGAACCCCAAATATCTGTTCCTACCAAGATAAAAGTCAGGTCACGAAGGAGCCAGAATCCTCCTTCATTCCAACCCCAACAACAAGAGGGCGTCCTAGTTGTGCTAGCCTGATATCAAACTGGAAACTTTTATTAAACATGGAAGGATCTCAGGCCGATAGCATATTCAACAAACTGGCCAAAGATTGCTATGAGGATCTGTTTGTGGACAAGAAAGAGATAGAGGATGGTGAGCAGAAAGTCATAATCAACATCGCTGGTCTTCATTTTGAAACCCGAGCCAAGACTTTGGACCAGTTTCCTGATACTTTGCTGGGAGATCCtttaaaaagaatgaaatacTTTGATCCAATGAGAAATGAATATTTCTTTGATCGTAATCGTCCGAGCTTTGATGGAATTCTCTACTATTACCAGTCGGGTGGAAAGATCCGCAGACCTGCAAACGTTCCCTTAGATGTTTTTGCAGACGAGATGAATTTCTATCAGCTAGGTAGTGAAGCCATGGAGCAATTCCGTGAAGAGGAAGGCTTTATCAAAGAACCAGAGGTTCCTTTACCATCCAATGAGTTCTATAGACAATTCTGGTTGCTCTTTGAGTACCCTGAGAGCTCCAATGCAGCTCGTGGAGTTGCTCTGGTGTCACTTATCGTGATCATTGTTTCCATCTTCATCTTTTGTATGGAGACCCTTCCAGAGTTTCGTGATGATTTTGAGGTTTTTCAAGTCATTGGACTtccaatcaatcaaacaaacaaagcagtCTCTCCATCAAGTGCCACTTCCAAAACTATTAGCAACACTTTTACTGACCCTTTCTTTATCATTGAGACAGCCTGCATCATCTGGTTTGTCTTTGAGATTAATGTCCGCTTCCTGGTTTGCCCAAGCAAACGCAAGTTTTTTAACAACATCATGAACGTTATAGACCTCATATCGGTCATCCCGTATTTTGTCACTGTCATAACTGAGCTGGCAGCTGTGACACATAGTAATTCCGGAGGACAGAGCATGTCCCTGGCCATTCTTCGAATAATCAGGTTAGTAAGAGTCTTCAGGATCTTTAAGCTATCACGTCACTCCAAAGGTCTTCAGATTTTGGGTCAGACACTCAAGGCCAGCATGAGGGAGCTGGGCTTGCTcatcttctttctcttcattgGAGTTATACTCTTCTCCAGTGCCATCTACTTCGTTGAGGTGGATGATCCCAACACGCAGTTCAGTAGCATCCCTGATGGATTCTGGTGGGCCGTCGTCACCATGACTACAGTGGGATATGGAGACATGTGTCCCATCACACTGGGAGGGAAAATAGTCGGCACTTTGTGTGCCATCGCTGGGGTTTTGACTATCGCCTTGCCTGTGCCTGTCATTGTGTCCAACTTCAACTATTTCTACCACCGGGAGACGGAGCAGGAGGACAAGAAGCAGATATCTGAAGAATCGCAAAATTTAAAGAATGTCACAAAACATGGCAGCAGCTCATCTCTGAATATGATAAATGAAACCTCTGATGGTAGgaaatctaaatattaa